One segment of Fuscovulum ytuae DNA contains the following:
- a CDS encoding GcvT family protein, which produces MADFPTSARVVIIGGGAVGASSLYHLAKAGWTDCVLLEKNELTAGSTWHAAGNVPTFSSSWSIMNMQRYSAQLYRGLGEAVDYPMNYHVTGSVRLGHSKERLQEFKRVVGMGRYQGMDLDILSPDEVRSRYPFLETHDLSGALYDPYDGDIDPAQLTQALAKGARQMGARIERFCPATGVRREGDEWVVETPKGEIRCEIVVNAAGYYAREVAKMFGRDLPMMVMSHQYLLFDTIPELESWSKGVGHKLPLLRDVDSSYYLRQEKYGFNLGPYEGNCRAHWATADDPMPEDFSFQLFPDDLERLEWHINDAMARVPLLAQANLTKVINGPIPYTPDGNPLIGPMPGVPNAFEACVFTFGICQAGGAGKVLAEWVTEGATEWDMWSCDPRRFTGFEDPQYCVDKGMEVYGHEYAIHFPHHVWPVGRGKKHSAVHDRVAAMGAQFGPYNGWERALWYARPGDDTSEDAQRTWDREGPWFGAVREECLAVRDACGILDLPGFSRFVLTGDGAAAWLSAQVTGKLPSVGRLGLAYFADDKGRIVTEMSVARMGEDQFLLITAATAQMHDKEWLQRHLVPGLRLEDVTEDWSCQILTGPKSREVLAACSDADLTKGWLTFQTARIAGAEVTLFRVSFAGELGWEIHSRVADTPAVFDAVMAAGVPAGLRPFGMFALNSLRVEKGYRAWKGDLSTDYTVLQGGLERFVDWAKPDFRGKAALEAEKQRGVAKRFVTLTVEAGECDPPYMSTIWHDGAVVGETTSGYFGHRVGKVVALGMLRADLAMPGTAVEVEIFGERCKAVVCEDAPLWDAKNERLRA; this is translated from the coding sequence ATGGCGGATTTTCCCACGAGCGCGCGGGTGGTGATCATCGGGGGGGGGGCTGTCGGGGCCTCATCCCTTTATCATCTGGCGAAGGCCGGGTGGACGGATTGCGTCCTTCTGGAGAAGAACGAATTGACCGCAGGGTCCACTTGGCATGCGGCGGGGAATGTGCCCACCTTTTCGTCAAGCTGGTCGATCATGAACATGCAGCGCTATTCGGCCCAGCTTTACCGGGGTCTGGGTGAGGCGGTCGATTATCCGATGAATTACCACGTCACCGGATCGGTGCGGTTGGGGCATTCCAAGGAGCGGTTGCAGGAATTCAAGCGTGTGGTGGGGATGGGGCGGTATCAGGGAATGGACCTTGATATCCTGTCGCCTGACGAGGTCCGGTCGCGCTATCCGTTTCTTGAGACACATGATCTGAGCGGGGCCTTGTATGACCCCTATGATGGCGACATTGATCCGGCGCAGTTGACGCAGGCCTTGGCCAAGGGCGCGCGCCAGATGGGCGCGCGGATCGAGCGGTTCTGCCCCGCGACGGGCGTGCGGCGCGAGGGCGATGAATGGGTGGTGGAGACGCCGAAGGGCGAGATCCGTTGCGAGATCGTGGTGAATGCCGCCGGATATTACGCCCGTGAGGTGGCCAAGATGTTTGGCCGCGATCTGCCGATGATGGTGATGAGCCATCAATATCTGCTGTTCGACACGATCCCCGAACTGGAAAGCTGGTCCAAGGGGGTGGGGCATAAGCTGCCGCTTTTGCGCGATGTGGACAGTTCCTACTATCTGCGGCAGGAGAAATACGGCTTTAACCTTGGGCCTTATGAGGGGAATTGCCGCGCGCATTGGGCGACGGCGGATGATCCGATGCCGGAGGATTTTTCCTTCCAGCTGTTCCCCGACGATCTGGAGCGGCTGGAATGGCATATCAATGACGCGATGGCGCGGGTGCCTTTGCTGGCGCAGGCCAATCTGACCAAGGTCATCAATGGGCCGATCCCCTATACGCCGGACGGAAACCCTTTGATCGGGCCGATGCCGGGGGTGCCCAATGCCTTTGAGGCCTGCGTTTTCACCTTTGGCATCTGTCAGGCGGGTGGCGCGGGCAAGGTTCTGGCGGAATGGGTGACGGAAGGGGCGACGGAATGGGACATGTGGTCCTGCGATCCGCGCCGTTTCACAGGGTTCGAGGACCCGCAATATTGCGTCGACAAGGGGATGGAGGTTTACGGGCACGAATATGCCATCCATTTCCCGCATCATGTCTGGCCAGTGGGGCGGGGGAAGAAGCATTCCGCCGTGCATGACCGGGTGGCGGCGATGGGGGCGCAGTTCGGGCCCTATAATGGCTGGGAGCGGGCGCTGTGGTATGCGCGGCCCGGTGATGACACATCGGAGGACGCGCAGCGGACATGGGACCGGGAAGGCCCGTGGTTCGGTGCGGTGCGCGAGGAATGCCTTGCGGTGCGGGATGCTTGTGGCATCCTCGACCTTCCCGGGTTTTCGCGGTTCGTGCTGACGGGCGACGGGGCGGCGGCGTGGCTGTCGGCGCAGGTCACGGGCAAGCTGCCGTCGGTCGGGCGGCTGGGTCTGGCCTATTTCGCGGATGACAAGGGCCGGATCGTGACCGAGATGTCGGTCGCGCGGATGGGGGAGGATCAGTTCCTTCTGATCACCGCCGCCACGGCGCAGATGCATGACAAGGAATGGCTGCAGCGGCATCTGGTGCCGGGGCTGCGCCTTGAGGACGTGACGGAGGATTGGTCCTGCCAAATCCTGACAGGGCCGAAATCGCGCGAGGTGCTGGCGGCCTGTTCGGATGCGGACCTGACGAAGGGCTGGCTGACGTTCCAGACGGCGCGGATCGCGGGGGCAGAGGTCACGCTGTTCCGGGTGAGCTTTGCTGGGGAATTGGGTTGGGAGATCCATTCGCGGGTGGCGGATACGCCTGCGGTCTTTGACGCGGTGATGGCGGCGGGTGTGCCAGCGGGCTTGCGGCCTTTTGGGATGTTCGCGCTGAATTCCTTGCGGGTGGAGAAGGGTTATCGGGCGTGGAAGGGGGATCTTTCCACCGATTACACCGTGCTTCAGGGCGGATTGGAGCGGTTCGTCGATTGGGCCAAGCCGGACTTCCGGGGCAAGGCTGCGCTGGAGGCGGAAAAGCAGCGGGGCGTGGCGAAGCGCTTTGTCACCCTGACGGTCGAGGCGGGGGAGTGTGACCCGCCTTACATGAGCACGATCTGGCATGACGGTGCTGTCGTGGGCGAGACGACGAGCGGCTATTTCGGGCATCGGGTGGGCAAGGTGGTGGCCTTGGGCATGCTGCGGGCCGATCTGGCCATGCCGGGGACGGCGGTCGAGGTGGAGATCTTCGGGGAGCGCTGCAAGGCGGTGGTCTGCGAGGATGCGCCGCTTTGGGACGCAAAGAACGAGCGGCTGCGCGCGTGA
- a CDS encoding GcvT family protein, translating to MKDGAMGIPGKARAVVIGGGVSGCSVAYHLAKAGWTDVVLLERKQLTSGTTWHAAGLIGQLRGSANMTRLAKYSADLYVKLEAETGVATGMRQVGSISVALTEHRREELLRQATVARIFGVDVAEISPSQVKEMYPHLNVGDVVGAVHLPLDGQCDPANIAMALAKGARMRGAQIFEHTKVTGVRQAGGRVTGVEYVSADGEPGFIAADVVVNCGGMWGRDLAAQSGVTLPLHACEHFYLITEPVEGLGHLPVLRVPDECAYYKSDAGKMMIGAFEPKAKPWGMEGIREDFMFDTLPEDWDHFMPILEQAMHRMPLFQTSGIHTFFNGPESFTPDDRYYLGEAPELGGYWIAAGYNSVGIAGSGGAGMALASWITEGEPPFDLWEVDIRRAQPFQRNRAYLKERVSETLGLLYADHFPYRQVETSRGVRRTPLHEHLKARGAVFGEVAGWERANWFARPGQEREYRYSWKRQNWFENQKAEHMAVREGVGFFDMTSFGKIRVEGRDAAAFLNRVCSAEVDVAPGRIVYTMFLNARGGIEADLTVTRLSETAYLLVVPGATLQRNLAHLRRCLGEEFVTITDMTAAESVLCVMGPKARDLMARVSPDDFSNAAHPFGTAREIEVGMGLARAHRVTYVGELGWELYVSSDQTAHVFEALEAAGEGLGFTLCGLHTLDSCRIEKAYRHWGHDITDEDHVLEAGLGFTVSKKKAGFIGREAVLRRQEAGLSRRMVQFRMEDPEVMLFHNEAIVRDGRIVGPVTSGNYGHFLGGAVGMGYVPCAGESEGEVLASSYEIEVAGVRHRAVASLVPMHDPKSERVRM from the coding sequence ATGAAGGACGGGGCGATGGGAATTCCGGGCAAGGCGCGGGCGGTGGTCATCGGCGGGGGCGTGTCGGGCTGTTCGGTGGCCTATCATCTGGCCAAGGCCGGGTGGACGGATGTGGTGTTGCTGGAGCGCAAGCAGCTGACATCGGGGACGACTTGGCATGCGGCGGGGCTGATCGGGCAGTTGCGCGGATCGGCCAATATGACGCGGCTCGCGAAATATTCGGCGGATCTTTATGTGAAGCTGGAGGCGGAGACGGGGGTTGCGACGGGGATGCGGCAGGTGGGCAGCATCTCGGTCGCGCTGACCGAGCATCGGCGGGAGGAGTTGCTGCGGCAGGCCACCGTGGCGCGCATCTTTGGGGTGGATGTGGCGGAAATCTCGCCGTCTCAGGTCAAGGAGATGTATCCGCATCTGAATGTGGGCGATGTGGTGGGGGCGGTGCATCTGCCGCTGGATGGGCAATGCGACCCGGCCAATATCGCGATGGCGCTGGCCAAGGGCGCGCGGATGCGCGGGGCGCAGATTTTTGAGCATACGAAGGTTACCGGGGTGCGGCAGGCGGGCGGCCGTGTGACGGGGGTGGAGTATGTGAGCGCGGATGGCGAGCCGGGCTTTATCGCCGCCGATGTGGTGGTGAATTGCGGCGGTATGTGGGGGCGCGACTTGGCGGCGCAATCGGGCGTCACGCTGCCTTTGCATGCCTGCGAGCATTTCTATCTGATCACCGAACCCGTGGAGGGGCTTGGCCATCTGCCCGTGCTGCGGGTGCCGGATGAATGCGCCTATTACAAGTCGGACGCGGGCAAGATGATGATCGGGGCCTTTGAACCCAAGGCCAAGCCTTGGGGGATGGAGGGCATCCGCGAGGATTTCATGTTCGACACGCTGCCCGAGGATTGGGATCATTTCATGCCGATCCTAGAGCAGGCGATGCACCGGATGCCTTTGTTCCAGACATCGGGGATTCATACCTTTTTCAATGGCCCCGAGAGTTTCACGCCGGATGACCGATACTATCTGGGCGAGGCGCCGGAACTGGGGGGGTATTGGATTGCCGCCGGGTATAACTCGGTGGGCATCGCAGGGTCGGGGGGCGCGGGGATGGCGCTGGCTTCGTGGATCACGGAAGGGGAGCCGCCCTTTGATCTGTGGGAGGTGGACATCCGGCGGGCGCAGCCGTTCCAGCGCAACCGCGCCTATTTGAAGGAGCGGGTGAGCGAGACGCTGGGGCTGCTTTATGCCGACCATTTCCCCTATCGGCAGGTGGAAACGTCGCGCGGGGTGCGGCGGACGCCGTTGCACGAGCATCTGAAGGCGCGGGGCGCGGTGTTCGGCGAGGTGGCCGGATGGGAGCGCGCGAATTGGTTCGCGCGGCCGGGGCAGGAGCGGGAATATCGCTATAGCTGGAAGCGGCAGAACTGGTTCGAGAACCAGAAGGCCGAACATATGGCGGTGCGCGAGGGGGTTGGGTTCTTTGACATGACCTCTTTCGGGAAGATCCGGGTGGAGGGGCGCGATGCGGCGGCCTTTCTGAACCGGGTCTGTTCGGCGGAGGTGGATGTGGCGCCGGGGCGCATCGTCTATACGATGTTCCTGAATGCGCGGGGTGGGATCGAGGCGGATTTGACGGTCACGCGCCTGTCGGAGACGGCCTATCTCTTGGTGGTGCCGGGGGCGACCTTGCAGCGCAATCTGGCGCATCTGCGGCGCTGTCTGGGGGAGGAATTCGTCACCATCACCGATATGACGGCGGCGGAATCGGTGCTGTGCGTGATGGGGCCGAAGGCGCGGGACTTGATGGCGCGGGTTTCTCCGGACGATTTTTCGAACGCTGCGCATCCGTTCGGGACGGCGCGGGAGATCGAGGTCGGGATGGGATTGGCCCGCGCGCATCGGGTGACCTATGTGGGCGAGCTGGGCTGGGAGCTGTATGTCAGTTCTGACCAGACGGCGCATGTCTTTGAGGCGCTGGAGGCGGCGGGCGAGGGGCTTGGGTTCACGCTTTGCGGGCTGCACACGCTGGACAGTTGCCGGATCGAAAAGGCCTATCGCCATTGGGGCCATGACATCACGGATGAGGATCATGTGCTGGAGGCGGGGCTGGGCTTCACCGTTTCCAAGAAGAAGGCTGGCTTCATCGGGCGTGAGGCGGTGCTGCGCAGGCAGGAGGCGGGGCTTTCGCGCCGGATGGTGCAATTCCGCATGGAGGACCCGGAGGTGATGCTGTTCCACAATGAGGCGATCGTCAGGGACGGGCGCATCGTGGGACCGGTGACGAGCGGGAATTACGGCCATTTCCTTGGGGGCGCGGTGGGCATGGGATACGTGCCTTGCGCAGGCGAGAGCGAGGGGGAGGTGCTGGCGTCTTCCTACGAGATCGAAGTGGCGGGGGTGCGGCATCGGGCGGTCGCCTCGCTGGTGCCGATGCATGATCCGAAATCGGAACGGGTGCGGATGTGA
- a CDS encoding trimethylamine methyltransferase family protein → MSDIGEVCEPARARRSGGRSARVALRAAPLADDVRPVRAGMPGGQYKPLTDAGMAKIHQSALEALEVIGLSQAPKSGVEIMTAAGAIQGDDGRLRFPRALVEDMLAVAARDITLYARDPKHDLHLSGTNVHFGTAGAAVHIVDPVTLEYRESTAQDLYDGARLVDNLDNIHFYQRTMVCRDVVDNKEMDLNTLYACLAGTKKHVGTSFSDPSHVADCFDMLYMVAGGEEKWLERPFVSNSNCFVVPPMKFAEESCITMEDCIRRGMPMLLLSAGQAGATAPAPIALTIVQAVAECLAGVVYVNAIKKGAPAIFGTWPFVSDLRTGAMSGGSAEQALLTAGCAQMHRFYDLPGGAASGISDSKLPDMQAGWEQGITNSLAGLSGLNMCYEAVGMHASLLGFCLESLVLGDDLLGQAMRLVRGIDVTEDSTSIEAMKEVCLGGPGHYLGSEQTLSLMQTEYIYPNVGNRMSPKEWNEAGKPLLLDTAIRRKNDILAKAGCRVDPEIDAAIRARFNIYFR, encoded by the coding sequence ATGAGCGATATCGGTGAGGTTTGCGAACCGGCACGGGCGCGGCGGTCGGGCGGGCGGTCGGCGCGGGTGGCGCTGCGGGCGGCCCCCTTGGCGGATGACGTGCGGCCCGTGCGGGCGGGGATGCCGGGGGGGCAGTACAAGCCCCTGACGGATGCGGGGATGGCGAAGATTCACCAATCGGCGCTGGAGGCGCTGGAGGTGATCGGCCTTAGTCAGGCGCCGAAATCGGGCGTCGAGATCATGACAGCGGCGGGGGCCATTCAGGGTGATGACGGGCGGCTGCGGTTCCCCCGCGCGCTGGTTGAGGATATGTTGGCGGTGGCGGCGCGGGACATCACGCTTTATGCCCGCGATCCCAAGCATGACCTGCATCTGTCGGGGACCAATGTGCATTTCGGCACGGCGGGGGCGGCGGTGCATATCGTGGACCCGGTCACGCTGGAATACCGGGAGTCCACGGCGCAGGACCTGTATGACGGGGCGCGGTTGGTCGACAACCTTGACAACATCCATTTCTACCAGCGCACGATGGTCTGCCGCGATGTGGTGGACAATAAGGAGATGGACCTGAACACGCTTTATGCCTGCCTTGCGGGCACGAAGAAGCATGTGGGGACATCCTTTAGCGATCCGTCCCATGTCGCGGATTGCTTTGACATGCTTTACATGGTTGCCGGGGGTGAGGAGAAATGGCTGGAGCGGCCATTTGTTTCGAACTCCAACTGTTTTGTCGTGCCGCCGATGAAGTTTGCCGAAGAGTCCTGCATCACGATGGAGGATTGCATCCGGCGCGGCATGCCCATGCTTTTGTTGAGCGCGGGTCAGGCGGGGGCGACGGCGCCTGCGCCCATCGCCTTGACCATTGTGCAGGCGGTGGCGGAATGCCTTGCCGGGGTCGTCTATGTGAATGCGATCAAGAAGGGGGCGCCTGCCATTTTTGGCACATGGCCCTTTGTCAGCGATCTGCGGACCGGGGCGATGAGCGGGGGCAGCGCGGAGCAGGCGCTTTTGACGGCGGGCTGCGCGCAGATGCACCGGTTCTATGACCTGCCGGGTGGGGCGGCGTCGGGGATTTCCGACAGCAAGCTGCCCGATATGCAGGCCGGGTGGGAGCAGGGGATCACCAATTCGTTGGCGGGCCTGTCGGGGTTGAACATGTGCTATGAGGCGGTGGGGATGCATGCCTCGCTCTTGGGCTTCTGCCTTGAGTCCTTGGTGCTGGGGGATGACCTTCTGGGGCAGGCGATGCGTCTGGTGCGGGGGATCGATGTGACGGAGGACTCGACCTCCATCGAGGCGATGAAGGAGGTCTGTCTGGGCGGTCCGGGGCATTACCTTGGATCGGAGCAGACGCTGTCCCTGATGCAGACGGAATATATCTATCCCAATGTGGGCAACCGCATGAGCCCGAAGGAATGGAACGAGGCAGGGAAACCTTTGTTGCTGGACACCGCGATCCGGCGCAAGAATGACATCCTTGCCAAGGCGGGATGCCGTGTCGATCCCGAGATCGATGCCGCCATCCGGGCCCGGTTCAACATCTATTTCCGGTGA
- a CDS encoding aldehyde dehydrogenase family protein — protein sequence MTYANLSKFYINGEWVAPLGGTTMGVENPATEEIVAQVALGTVADADRAILAARAAFDGFTAWKAADRIALLEAILAEYNKRYEDFAVAMSTEMGAPMAWAREAQAWAGQVHLEATIKAAKEFHWEEMRGETLLIREGIGVCALITPWNWPMNQIACKVGPAIAAGCTMVLKPSEIAPLSGILFAEVCHAAGVPAGVFNLVNGTGPEVGARMSAHPEVDMVSFTGSTRAGTAVAAAAAPTVKRVAQELGGKSANIILPSADLAAAVSGGVEGCFGNTGQSCDAPTRMFVPAARMDEALAVAKAAAEAVVVGDPNDPAVTMGPLVSKLQFDKVQALIQKGIDEGATLVTGGVGRPVGVNRGWFVRPTIFGHVTNDMTVAREEIFGPVLSVIGYDTVDQAVAMANDTVYGLAAYVQGDTAEAIAVGRRLRAGQVSLNYPAWDTFAPFGGYKQSGNGREYADWGIHDFCEVKAIVGHGA from the coding sequence ATGACCTACGCAAATCTGTCGAAGTTCTACATCAACGGGGAATGGGTGGCACCGCTGGGGGGCACCACGATGGGGGTGGAGAACCCTGCCACCGAAGAGATCGTGGCGCAGGTGGCGCTTGGCACGGTGGCCGATGCCGACCGGGCCATCCTGGCGGCGCGGGCTGCGTTTGACGGGTTCACCGCCTGGAAGGCGGCGGATCGGATCGCGCTGCTGGAGGCCATTTTGGCCGAGTATAACAAGCGCTATGAGGATTTCGCCGTTGCGATGAGCACCGAGATGGGTGCGCCAATGGCCTGGGCGCGCGAGGCGCAGGCCTGGGCGGGGCAGGTGCATCTGGAGGCCACGATCAAGGCTGCGAAGGAGTTCCACTGGGAAGAGATGCGGGGCGAGACGCTGTTGATCCGCGAAGGGATCGGGGTTTGTGCCCTGATCACGCCGTGGAACTGGCCGATGAACCAGATCGCCTGCAAGGTGGGGCCTGCCATTGCCGCGGGCTGCACCATGGTTCTGAAACCGTCGGAGATCGCGCCCTTGTCGGGCATCCTGTTTGCCGAGGTCTGCCATGCGGCGGGGGTTCCGGCGGGGGTGTTCAATCTGGTGAACGGCACGGGGCCGGAGGTTGGTGCGCGGATGTCGGCCCATCCGGAGGTGGATATGGTGTCCTTTACCGGGTCCACCCGCGCGGGCACAGCGGTTGCGGCGGCGGCGGCCCCCACGGTGAAGCGGGTGGCGCAAGAGTTGGGCGGCAAATCGGCCAATATCATCCTGCCTTCCGCCGATCTGGCGGCGGCGGTGTCGGGCGGTGTCGAGGGCTGCTTTGGCAATACGGGGCAATCCTGCGATGCGCCGACGCGGATGTTTGTTCCTGCCGCGCGGATGGATGAGGCGCTGGCCGTGGCGAAGGCGGCGGCCGAGGCCGTTGTGGTGGGCGACCCGAATGACCCTGCGGTGACGATGGGGCCGCTGGTGTCCAAGCTGCAATTCGACAAGGTGCAGGCATTGATCCAGAAGGGGATCGATGAAGGGGCGACGCTGGTGACCGGGGGCGTGGGCCGACCGGTGGGCGTGAACCGGGGCTGGTTCGTGCGGCCCACCATCTTTGGCCATGTGACGAATGACATGACAGTGGCGCGAGAGGAAATCTTTGGCCCTGTTCTGTCTGTCATCGGCTATGACACGGTCGATCAGGCGGTGGCGATGGCGAATGACACGGTCTATGGCCTTGCCGCCTATGTGCAGGGCGATACGGCCGAGGCGATCGCAGTGGGGCGGCGGCTGCGGGCGGGTCAGGTCAGCCTGAACTATCCGGCTTGGGATACGTTCGCGCCCTTTGGCGGTTACAAGCAATCGGGGAACGGACGGGAATATGCCGATTGGGGCATCCATGATTTCTGCGAGGTCAAGGCCATCGTGGGACATGGGGCATAA
- a CDS encoding NAD(P)-dependent oxidoreductase, translated as MKYGYVGLGNLGGHLAASLIRAGHEVTVYDRDESLAERHRAMGAKVASSPAEVAAASDHVFTCLPSPAVSEAVLAQLLTTMKPGATWIENSTLGREDILRLAGLAHTGGVRLLEAPVTGGVHLAARGEITVLVGGDAELFEMHKPALQAIGSRIFHMGPLGSAAIIKVITNMLAFIHLVADGEALMLAKRGGLDLKTAWEAITASSGTSFVHETEGQLILNGSYDIAFTMDLALKDLGFAMGFGKEFGVPLDLASLTNQTFMKGKAVYGGTAQSTQIVKLLEDALGTDLRAEGFPARLE; from the coding sequence ATGAAATACGGATATGTGGGCCTGGGCAATCTGGGCGGGCACTTGGCGGCAAGCCTGATCCGTGCCGGGCATGAGGTCACGGTCTATGACCGCGATGAAAGCCTTGCTGAACGGCATCGGGCGATGGGGGCCAAGGTCGCTTCTAGCCCGGCCGAGGTGGCGGCGGCGTCGGATCATGTCTTTACCTGCCTGCCTTCGCCTGCCGTGTCCGAGGCGGTGCTGGCGCAGCTTTTGACCACGATGAAGCCCGGCGCGACATGGATCGAGAATTCGACGCTTGGGCGCGAGGATATTCTGCGGCTGGCGGGATTGGCGCATACGGGGGGCGTCCGGCTGCTCGAGGCGCCGGTGACCGGGGGCGTTCACCTTGCCGCGCGGGGCGAGATCACGGTGCTGGTCGGCGGCGATGCCGAGCTTTTCGAGATGCACAAGCCCGCGCTTCAGGCGATCGGCAGCCGGATCTTCCATATGGGGCCGTTGGGATCGGCGGCGATCATCAAGGTGATCACCAACATGCTCGCCTTCATCCATCTGGTCGCGGATGGCGAGGCCTTGATGCTGGCCAAGCGGGGGGGGCTGGACCTCAAGACGGCATGGGAGGCGATCACGGCCTCGTCCGGCACGAGTTTCGTGCATGAAACGGAAGGTCAGCTGATCCTGAATGGCAGCTATGACATCGCCTTCACCATGGACCTTGCTCTGAAGGATCTGGGCTTTGCGATGGGCTTTGGCAAGGAATTCGGGGTGCCCCTCGACCTTGCCTCCTTGACCAATCAGACCTTCATGAAGGGCAAGGCCGTCTATGGCGGCACGGCGCAATCGACGCAGATCGTGAAACTTTTGGAAGATGCGTTGGGCACCGATCTGCGGGCCGAAGGCTTCCCCGCACGGCTTGAATGA
- a CDS encoding cystathionine gamma-lyase, with the protein MTIRNDDDRRFADLLHHRAARLEQGDPVTPPLVSAATYHLPRVDQGGFMYGRMSMPTWEEVEAQLAVLEGAPCISFPSGMAAISAALFAAVLPGKRVILPSDGYYTVRLFAEGFLKPFGVTLDYVPTVEMAVADFAGAGIVYIETPSNPGLDVCDIAAVAARAKAAGARVIVDNTTLTAVLQRPLELGADLVVAADTKAPGGHSDVLFGHVAGRDDALMQRVRDWRKLSGAVPGAFEAWLVHRGIETLELRMARMCQSAQVIAERLANHPKVGGLRYPGLPGDPSHAVMARQAQGFGFLIGMVLESAEAAERFLEACPYMARSTSFGSTHSAGERRARWGDAVPEGFLRLSIGVEPVEALWAGIKDGLAAV; encoded by the coding sequence ATGACCATCCGAAATGACGATGACCGCCGTTTCGCCGATCTGCTGCATCACCGCGCGGCGCGATTGGAACAGGGCGATCCGGTGACGCCGCCCCTTGTCAGTGCCGCGACCTATCATCTGCCGCGCGTGGATCAGGGCGGGTTCATGTATGGCCGCATGTCCATGCCGACATGGGAAGAGGTGGAGGCGCAATTGGCTGTGCTGGAAGGCGCGCCCTGCATCAGCTTTCCCTCGGGCATGGCGGCGATTTCGGCGGCTTTGTTCGCTGCCGTTCTGCCGGGCAAGCGGGTGATCCTGCCTTCGGATGGCTATTACACGGTGCGGCTTTTCGCGGAAGGGTTTCTGAAACCTTTCGGCGTGACCTTGGACTATGTGCCGACGGTCGAGATGGCGGTGGCGGATTTCGCCGGGGCTGGGATCGTCTATATCGAGACGCCCTCCAATCCGGGGCTGGATGTCTGCGACATCGCCGCGGTTGCGGCGCGGGCCAAGGCGGCGGGGGCGCGGGTGATCGTGGACAACACGACGCTAACCGCGGTCTTGCAGCGGCCTTTGGAGCTTGGCGCCGATCTGGTGGTGGCGGCGGATACCAAGGCGCCGGGGGGGCATTCCGATGTGCTGTTCGGCCATGTGGCAGGGCGCGATGACGCGCTGATGCAGAGGGTGCGGGATTGGCGCAAGCTTTCGGGCGCGGTGCCGGGGGCGTTCGAGGCCTGGCTGGTGCATCGGGGGATCGAGACGCTGGAGCTGCGCATGGCGCGGATGTGTCAAAGCGCGCAGGTGATTGCCGAGCGGTTGGCCAATCATCCCAAGGTGGGGGGCCTGCGGTATCCGGGGCTGCCGGGGGACCCGTCGCATGCGGTGATGGCCCGGCAGGCGCAGGGCTTTGGCTTCCTGATCGGGATGGTGCTGGAAAGCGCCGAGGCGGCGGAGCGGTTTCTGGAGGCTTGCCCCTATATGGCCCGCTCCACGAGTTTCGGGTCTACCCATAGTGCAGGCGAACGCCGTGCGCGCTGGGGCGATGCGGTGCCGGAGGGGTTCTTGCGCCTGTCGATCGGGGTGGAGCCGGTTGAGGCGCTGTGGGCAGGGATCAAGGACGGGCTGGCGGCGGTGTGA
- a CDS encoding SDR family oxidoreductase, whose translation MRLAGKTAFCTASGAGIGLATVRAFKAEGARVIATDISSKAVDDLRAEGFEAHRLDVTDAAAVAAMAAQTGPVDILFNCAGFVHAGTILDCEEKDFDFSFELNVKSLYRVTRAFLPAMLENGGGSIVNIASVASSIIAAPNRFVYGATKAAVIGITKSIAADYVTRGIRCNAICPATVESPSLEQRMRAQGDYEAARAAFIARQPMGRIGKPEEIAHLAVYLASDEAAFLTGQAISIDGGWTNI comes from the coding sequence ATGCGCCTCGCCGGGAAAACCGCCTTCTGCACTGCCTCCGGCGCCGGGATCGGCCTTGCCACCGTCCGTGCCTTCAAGGCCGAAGGCGCCCGCGTCATCGCTACAGATATTAGCAGCAAGGCCGTCGACGACCTCCGCGCCGAAGGGTTCGAAGCGCACCGCCTAGACGTGACCGATGCCGCCGCCGTCGCCGCCATGGCGGCCCAGACAGGCCCCGTCGATATCCTTTTCAACTGCGCGGGCTTCGTTCATGCGGGCACCATCCTTGACTGCGAGGAAAAGGATTTCGACTTTTCATTCGAGTTGAACGTGAAATCGCTCTACCGCGTCACCCGCGCCTTCCTGCCCGCGATGCTGGAAAATGGCGGCGGGTCGATCGTCAACATCGCCTCGGTCGCCTCCTCGATCATCGCCGCTCCCAACCGCTTCGTCTATGGCGCGACCAAGGCCGCCGTGATCGGCATCACAAAATCCATCGCCGCCGATTACGTCACGCGCGGTATCCGCTGCAACGCGATCTGCCCCGCCACAGTCGAATCCCCCTCGCTGGAACAGCGCATGCGCGCCCAAGGGGATTACGAGGCCGCCCGCGCCGCCTTCATCGCGCGCCAGCCCATGGGCCGCATCGGCAAGCCGGAAGAGATTGCCCATCTCGCCGTCTACCTCGCCTCGGACGAGGCCGCCTTCCTGACCGGGCAGGCGATTAGCATCGACGGCGGCTGGACCAACATCTGA